The following are encoded in a window of Solibacillus sp. FSL R7-0668 genomic DNA:
- the cas7c gene encoding type I-C CRISPR-associated protein Cas7/Csd2, which produces MSSLDHKIDFAVVFSVTNANPNGDPLNGNRPRQNFDGYGEVSDVAIKRKMRNRLQDLGEAIFVQSDDRANDGFKSLNERAESIPELAKIKKDKKGNADTYALVASQTWFDVRAFGQVFAFKGDSLSVGVRGPVSLHPAISIEPVDITSLQITKSVNSVTGDKKGSDTMGMKHRVDKGIYKFVGSINTQLAEKTGFSNEDAEKIKEVLVSLFENDASSARPEGSLEVLKVIWWEHNSKLGQYSSAKVHRSLQVTADGQVNVLPLEGLKVEELEGR; this is translated from the coding sequence ATGAGTTCATTAGATCATAAAATTGATTTTGCTGTTGTATTTTCTGTAACAAATGCTAATCCAAATGGAGATCCACTTAACGGGAATCGCCCACGTCAAAACTTTGATGGCTATGGTGAGGTTTCGGATGTCGCGATTAAACGAAAAATGCGTAATCGTCTGCAAGATTTGGGGGAAGCAATTTTTGTACAATCGGATGACCGTGCGAATGACGGTTTCAAATCATTAAATGAGCGTGCGGAATCAATTCCAGAGTTGGCGAAAATTAAAAAAGATAAAAAAGGGAATGCGGATACATATGCACTTGTTGCTTCTCAAACATGGTTTGATGTGCGCGCATTTGGACAAGTATTTGCATTTAAAGGGGATTCATTATCTGTAGGGGTACGTGGCCCAGTGTCTTTACATCCAGCAATTAGTATTGAACCAGTTGATATTACGAGCTTACAAATTACGAAATCCGTGAACTCAGTTACAGGTGACAAAAAAGGCTCGGACACGATGGGGATGAAGCACCGTGTAGACAAGGGGATTTACAAATTTGTTGGTAGCATCAATACACAGCTTGCCGAGAAAACAGGCTTTTCAAATGAAGATGCTGAGAAAATTAAAGAAGTACTAGTTTCATTATTTGAAAATGACGCGTCTTCTGCACGTCCTGAAGGCTCACTTGAGGTGTTAAAGGTAATTTGGTGGGAGCACAATTCGAAGCTGGGCCAATATTCTTCTGCTAAAGTGCACCGCTCGTTACAAGTTACAGCGGATGGCCAAGTTAACGTTTTACCATTAGAAGGGTTGAAAGTGGAAGAACTTGAAGGACGCTAA
- a CDS encoding SDR family NAD(P)-dependent oxidoreductase translates to MKTHGGGAIVNVASLNAQVPMFAGTAYSSAKAGVEMLTKNAALELAQYNIPVNAILTGLVLTPLTAGLTGVDAIHEAYMERIPMKRAADPKEMAGPTLFLVSEDASYVNGASLIVDGAWQTSGYPDLSKFF, encoded by the coding sequence ATGAAGACTCATGGTGGCGGGGCAATTGTAAACGTTGCGTCATTAAACGCACAAGTACCGATGTTCGCAGGAACAGCATACTCATCCGCAAAAGCGGGCGTTGAAATGCTAACGAAAAATGCCGCGCTGGAGTTAGCTCAGTACAATATTCCTGTTAATGCGATTTTAACGGGTCTTGTGTTAACTCCACTCACTGCTGGATTAACAGGGGTTGACGCTATTCACGAAGCCTATATGGAGCGCATTCCCATGAAGCGTGCTGCCGATCCTAAAGAAATGGCAGGTCCTACATTATTTTTAGTGAGCGAGGACGCATCCTATGTTAATGGGGCAAGCTTAATCGTTGATGGTGCTTGGCAAACGAGTGGGTATCCAGATTTAAGTAAATTTTTCTAA
- the cas2 gene encoding CRISPR-associated endonuclease Cas2, whose protein sequence is MLVLVTYDVVTQTAAGRKRLRKVAKICENFGVRVQNSVFECVVDATQFKQLKLQLQDIINIDEDSLRFYQLGNNYKSKVEHIGAKESISVDEVMIL, encoded by the coding sequence ATGCTCGTATTAGTAACCTATGATGTGGTCACTCAAACCGCAGCAGGACGAAAACGATTAAGAAAAGTCGCCAAAATATGTGAAAACTTTGGTGTACGTGTGCAAAATTCAGTATTTGAATGTGTGGTAGATGCTACGCAATTTAAGCAACTAAAGCTACAGCTTCAGGACATTATCAATATTGATGAAGATAGTTTGCGCTTTTATCAGCTCGGCAACAACTACAAGTCGAAGGTTGAGCACATTGGCGCAAAGGAAAGTATTTCGGTTGATGAAGTGATGATTTTATAA
- the cas5c gene encoding type I-C CRISPR-associated protein Cas5c: protein MRNQIEFEVSGDYALFTDPLMKLGGEKMTMQIPSYQALKGITESVYWKPSLIWIIDEVRVMKPIRMESKGVRPINMSGGNTLANYSYLRDVKYQVRAHFEFNEHREDLKGDFNEHKHHNIAKRCVQAGGRRDVFLGTRECQAYVEPCEFGSGEGFYDAIDEMHFGVMLHGMNYPDETGANELATRLWQPVMKFGVVEFIRPEACTLIRPIKQMEPKSFVLKQSMQPVDDLAKELEVEG, encoded by the coding sequence ATTCGTAATCAAATTGAATTTGAAGTAAGTGGAGACTATGCATTATTTACAGATCCCTTAATGAAGCTTGGTGGGGAAAAAATGACAATGCAAATCCCGTCATATCAAGCTTTGAAGGGGATTACTGAGTCGGTGTATTGGAAGCCAAGTCTGATCTGGATTATTGATGAGGTACGTGTCATGAAGCCAATTCGGATGGAATCAAAGGGTGTGCGTCCAATTAATATGTCAGGTGGAAACACACTTGCCAATTATAGCTATTTACGTGATGTCAAATATCAGGTGCGAGCTCATTTTGAGTTTAATGAACATCGTGAAGATTTAAAGGGAGACTTTAATGAACATAAACACCACAACATCGCCAAGCGCTGTGTGCAAGCAGGTGGGCGACGAGATGTGTTCCTTGGCACACGTGAATGTCAGGCCTATGTGGAGCCGTGTGAATTTGGTAGTGGTGAAGGCTTTTATGATGCGATTGATGAAATGCACTTTGGTGTAATGCTACATGGCATGAACTATCCAGATGAAACGGGGGCTAATGAGCTTGCAACAAGACTATGGCAACCTGTAATGAAATTTGGCGTAGTTGAATTTATTCGTCCCGAAGCTTGTACACTCATTCGTCCAATTAAGCAAATGGAGCCAAAATCATTTGTGTTAAAGCAATCCATGCAACCGGTTGATGATTTAGCGAAAGAATTGGAGGTGGAAGGATGA
- the cas3 gene encoding CRISPR-associated helicase Cas3': MFVAHLRKNDDTVQLLKDHLLEVKELCERNGEKLGMSAVFGLAGLLHDYGKFSDDFQQYIREAVANPNHPPKRGTVDHSTAGGLLLMQRYHQPKMLRHIMVEMLANVIFSHHGQLLDYIDSEGDSPFIERTKKEAIPLDQLQQRFFEEVMSEQEFEDYVSLATQQYHQFLQKHFPKGPDLPEILYKLSPFLTMMIFSSLIDADRTNSRQFDENDLSTPIDLSHRTSTFEKHLHTLEQKLKNLQQQAIPNDITKLRQQMSDNCFDKATKPQGIYTLSIPTGGGKTLSSLRFALKHACEHKLKRIIYVIPFTTIIEQNAAVVRDLLETDEVLEHHSNVIEDVRDPETYEELELQRQLNHAKDNWDAPIVFTTMVQFLNSMYSGKSRNLRRLHNLSDAVIIFDEVQSIPINCVSLFNEAIQFLTKYAKSTVVLCTATQPALQYVEHNITVNEEIIDDLSKIEQAFKRTNIVFMNEREQWTTEDLAEFIEDKLSEVNSVLIITNNKKTTKALYMQLNHYDNVYHLSTGMCPAHRKEKLQEMRAKLKAGEQVICVSTQLIEAGVDVSFECVMRALAGMDSIAQAAGRCNRNGESGVREVYVFKHAKEVLTKLPTIANGQQCARYILRDIEEQQVFNGEALSSDAIEAYFKQYYINMSVQLNYPVKGLVPTLHDLLFSGDRSVNQKNQVYLRTAIRETAKYFEVIEANTESILVPYGDGEKLIAQLVSGEPVDFKTFMKEAQQYSVNVFAHEFRMLQQERLIRAVDFGSFKIWIAVDSTYDDAYGLSVQGEAKLVLYDF; encoded by the coding sequence ATGTTTGTTGCACATCTTCGTAAAAACGATGACACAGTTCAGTTATTAAAAGACCATTTACTTGAAGTAAAGGAGTTATGTGAGCGAAACGGAGAGAAGTTAGGAATGTCTGCGGTATTTGGGTTAGCAGGATTGCTACACGATTACGGGAAATTTTCAGATGACTTTCAGCAATACATACGGGAAGCTGTTGCAAACCCGAATCATCCGCCAAAGAGAGGGACGGTAGATCATTCGACTGCAGGTGGCTTACTATTAATGCAGCGCTACCATCAACCGAAAATGTTACGACATATTATGGTGGAAATGCTTGCAAACGTTATCTTTTCGCATCATGGACAATTATTGGATTACATAGATAGTGAAGGGGATTCCCCATTCATAGAGCGCACTAAAAAAGAAGCGATTCCTCTGGATCAGCTACAGCAACGCTTCTTTGAAGAAGTTATGTCTGAGCAGGAATTTGAAGATTATGTTTCCTTAGCTACACAGCAATATCATCAATTTTTGCAAAAGCATTTTCCGAAAGGACCAGATTTACCAGAAATTCTTTATAAACTTTCTCCATTTTTAACGATGATGATTTTTAGTAGTTTGATCGACGCTGACCGCACGAATTCGCGTCAATTTGATGAAAATGATTTATCTACACCAATAGACCTATCACATAGAACATCAACCTTTGAAAAACACCTTCACACATTAGAGCAAAAATTAAAAAACTTACAGCAACAAGCAATACCTAATGATATTACAAAGCTACGCCAACAAATGTCGGATAACTGTTTTGACAAAGCGACGAAACCCCAAGGGATTTACACACTCTCAATTCCTACAGGTGGAGGGAAGACCCTTTCTAGTTTGCGTTTTGCCCTAAAGCATGCCTGTGAGCATAAATTAAAACGCATTATTTACGTTATTCCATTTACAACCATTATTGAACAAAATGCCGCGGTGGTAAGAGATTTACTCGAAACGGACGAGGTGCTTGAGCATCATAGTAATGTTATTGAGGATGTTAGAGACCCAGAGACATATGAAGAATTAGAGCTGCAAAGGCAGTTAAATCATGCGAAGGACAATTGGGATGCACCGATTGTTTTTACCACAATGGTGCAGTTTTTAAATAGTATGTACAGCGGGAAATCGCGAAATTTACGAAGACTTCATAATTTGAGTGATGCAGTTATTATTTTTGATGAAGTTCAGTCAATACCAATTAATTGTGTCTCGCTTTTCAATGAAGCCATTCAATTTTTAACGAAGTATGCTAAAAGTACAGTGGTGCTCTGTACAGCGACACAGCCAGCGCTTCAATATGTGGAGCATAATATTACGGTAAATGAGGAGATTATTGACGATTTGTCAAAAATCGAACAGGCATTCAAACGGACAAATATTGTGTTTATGAATGAGCGAGAGCAATGGACAACAGAAGATTTAGCTGAATTTATAGAAGACAAGCTAAGCGAAGTTAACAGTGTACTGATTATTACCAATAATAAAAAAACGACGAAGGCACTGTATATGCAACTGAATCACTATGACAATGTGTATCACTTAAGTACAGGTATGTGTCCAGCACATCGTAAGGAAAAGCTACAAGAAATGAGAGCAAAGCTAAAGGCAGGCGAGCAGGTGATTTGTGTATCCACTCAACTGATTGAGGCCGGGGTAGATGTTAGTTTTGAATGTGTCATGCGTGCACTTGCAGGGATGGATTCGATTGCACAGGCTGCTGGGCGTTGTAATCGAAATGGTGAAAGTGGCGTTCGTGAGGTGTATGTATTTAAGCATGCAAAAGAAGTGTTGACCAAGCTACCAACTATTGCAAATGGCCAACAATGTGCACGTTATATTTTAAGAGATATAGAGGAACAACAAGTCTTCAACGGTGAAGCGCTTTCATCTGATGCAATTGAAGCGTATTTTAAACAATATTACATCAATATGAGCGTGCAATTGAATTACCCAGTGAAAGGCTTAGTGCCAACGTTACATGACTTATTATTTAGTGGAGACCGCTCAGTAAACCAAAAAAATCAAGTGTATTTACGAACGGCAATACGAGAAACAGCTAAATATTTTGAAGTGATTGAAGCCAATACGGAATCTATTTTAGTGCCATATGGAGATGGGGAAAAATTGATTGCACAGCTAGTAAGTGGAGAGCCTGTAGATTTTAAAACATTTATGAAAGAGGCTCAGCAGTATTCTGTAAATGTATTTGCACATGAATTCCGAATGTTGCAGCAGGAACGTCTCATTCGAGCAGTAGATTTTGGCTCGTTTAAAATATGGATTGCAGTTGATTCAACCTATGATGATGCATATGGCTTATCGGTGCAAGGTGAGGCAAAGCTTGTTTTATATGACTTTTAA
- a CDS encoding helix-turn-helix domain-containing protein, whose translation MTRHYGTYTTEFKMQIVKLYENQLLSRKDILAKYNISPSTLDRWILNYQERNAICVRNSCIKAVEELSLARQQLKRINKEKNILKQATIILATS comes from the coding sequence ATGACACGTCATTATGGAACTTATACAACTGAATTTAAAATGCAAATTGTGAAGCTCTATGAAAATCAATTATTATCACGTAAAGACATTCTTGCTAAATATAATATATCACCATCAACATTGGATCGTTGGATATTAAACTATCAAGAAAGAAACGCTATCTGTGTTAGAAATAGCTGTATAAAGGCTGTGGAAGAGTTGTCACTAGCACGTCAACAGCTTAAACGCATAAATAAAGAAAAGAACATATTAAAGCAAGCAACAATTATCTTGGCAACTAGTTAG
- the cas4 gene encoding CRISPR-associated protein Cas4, which translates to MKDANEENYLMLSGVQHFRFCQRQWALIHIEQQWEENVKTIEGQFVHQKVDLPLIREKRRDKLIVRGMPVKSHELQTTGICDVVEFIEDPSGIPIMNESGTYRVVPVEYKRGKPKQGEEDVMQLVAQAMCLEEMLVCDVPVGYFFYDEIKRRVEVPITESLKNEVRALFKQMHQYFGRQHTPKVKMGKHCKSCSLENLCMPVLNEKHNVRAYMEGYL; encoded by the coding sequence TTGAAGGACGCTAATGAAGAGAATTATTTAATGTTGTCTGGTGTGCAGCATTTTCGCTTTTGTCAGAGGCAATGGGCGCTTATTCATATTGAGCAACAGTGGGAAGAAAATGTGAAAACGATTGAGGGGCAGTTTGTGCATCAAAAGGTGGACCTGCCCCTAATTCGCGAAAAGCGTCGAGACAAATTGATTGTGCGCGGGATGCCTGTAAAATCTCATGAGCTGCAAACAACTGGGATTTGTGATGTGGTGGAATTTATAGAAGATCCTAGTGGGATTCCTATTATGAATGAATCCGGTACTTATCGTGTTGTGCCTGTAGAATATAAGCGTGGCAAGCCAAAACAAGGGGAAGAAGACGTGATGCAGCTCGTGGCACAAGCGATGTGCTTGGAGGAAATGCTTGTTTGTGATGTACCAGTTGGCTATTTTTTCTATGACGAAATTAAGCGTCGGGTAGAAGTGCCGATTACGGAAAGTTTGAAGAATGAGGTACGCGCGTTGTTTAAGCAAATGCATCAATATTTCGGACGGCAGCATACTCCTAAAGTCAAGATGGGAAAACATTGTAAAAGCTGTTCATTAGAAAATTTATGCATGCCCGTTTTGAATGAAAAGCACAATGTACGAGCCTATATGGAGGGGTATTTATAA
- the cas8c gene encoding type I-C CRISPR-associated protein Cas8c/Csd1, with protein MSYLKALHETYEQNLDKVGIASEKTLRNGEKASYMLLPMSHTTQTAHIEIIVDLQGNLYDAKVVQKENTVLPFTEGSGSRSGQNYVPHVLHDKLMFVAKDYAQYVSVDEKKRVAHDAYVQQLAGWCASEYSHPYIEAIYQYVKKGTVITDLIAKGILHIGEDGQLLKKWTGDINERPEIFAVIANEQEAALVRFNVHIPGETVVPIWQNAQIFDAYSSYYNTQLKDVDLCYVTGQLLPRSERHPNKLRNSGDKAKLISANDATGFTFRGRFQSSLQAANVSYEASQKAHNALKWLIERQGTTIDGRVFLVWGAKNLDIPAAHEDLSSLELSWDNFNFEQAHEQLETKKVDLKENLALQKKALLAGLSKHIRYEELPNEKIYILNVDAATPGRLAILYFRSYDSKLYFDQLSDWHVKTSWRQTRGKDKVFYGAPSFYSIAHAAYGPRPSDKVVKGVMERMLPCVLDQRKIPLDIIKSAVMRASNPQFFGETWEWEQTLSVACALVRNLYEQEEFTVALDVNCKDRDYLFGRMLAVADVLEYRSLKKDEKRTTNAVRYMSAFQSNPERTWSTIQKAILPYQMSLGEKGNFYRRLIDEIGSAISIEDFNNQALSGKYLLGYYSQRQDLYTKKEIKEGEQQS; from the coding sequence ATGAGCTATTTAAAAGCCTTACATGAAACATACGAGCAAAATTTAGACAAAGTTGGTATAGCTTCTGAAAAAACATTGCGTAATGGTGAAAAAGCTTCGTACATGCTGTTACCTATGTCACATACAACTCAAACTGCTCATATTGAAATCATTGTCGATTTACAGGGCAATTTATATGATGCAAAGGTTGTCCAAAAAGAAAATACCGTTTTACCTTTTACAGAAGGTTCAGGTAGTCGTTCTGGCCAAAATTATGTGCCGCACGTCTTGCATGACAAGTTAATGTTTGTGGCAAAGGATTATGCGCAGTATGTATCAGTGGATGAAAAGAAACGAGTCGCACATGATGCGTATGTACAGCAATTAGCGGGGTGGTGTGCATCTGAATATAGTCATCCATACATTGAAGCAATTTATCAATATGTAAAAAAAGGGACAGTGATTACAGATTTAATCGCAAAAGGAATATTGCATATTGGTGAGGATGGACAACTTTTAAAAAAATGGACGGGAGATATAAACGAACGTCCTGAAATATTTGCTGTTATTGCAAATGAACAGGAAGCTGCATTGGTCCGTTTTAACGTTCATATTCCAGGGGAGACTGTTGTACCAATATGGCAAAATGCTCAAATTTTCGATGCCTATAGCAGTTATTATAATACGCAGTTGAAGGATGTTGACCTTTGTTATGTAACGGGTCAATTGTTACCTCGTTCAGAGCGCCATCCGAATAAACTTCGCAACTCAGGTGATAAGGCAAAGTTGATTTCTGCAAATGATGCGACAGGCTTTACATTCCGCGGTCGCTTTCAATCAAGCTTACAAGCCGCAAATGTTAGCTACGAGGCATCGCAAAAAGCACATAATGCCTTAAAGTGGCTGATTGAACGTCAGGGAACAACGATTGATGGACGTGTCTTTTTAGTGTGGGGTGCTAAAAACTTAGATATTCCGGCAGCGCATGAGGATTTATCTAGTTTAGAGCTTAGCTGGGATAATTTTAATTTTGAACAGGCGCATGAACAGCTAGAAACGAAGAAAGTAGATTTAAAGGAAAACTTGGCATTACAGAAAAAGGCGTTGTTAGCAGGTTTATCAAAGCATATTCGTTATGAAGAACTACCAAACGAAAAAATCTATATTTTAAATGTAGATGCGGCAACACCGGGACGACTAGCGATTTTATATTTCCGCTCTTATGATAGTAAGCTCTACTTCGATCAGTTATCCGACTGGCATGTAAAAACGAGCTGGCGTCAAACGCGTGGGAAGGACAAGGTGTTTTATGGTGCACCTTCATTTTATTCCATTGCTCATGCGGCATATGGCCCACGTCCAAGTGACAAAGTCGTGAAGGGTGTCATGGAACGTATGTTACCATGTGTGCTTGATCAGCGGAAAATCCCGTTAGATATTATTAAAAGTGCGGTTATGCGCGCTTCGAACCCACAATTTTTTGGTGAGACCTGGGAATGGGAGCAAACACTGTCAGTTGCGTGTGCGTTAGTCCGTAATTTATATGAACAGGAGGAGTTTACAGTGGCATTAGATGTAAATTGTAAGGACCGCGATTATTTATTTGGTCGTATGTTAGCGGTAGCAGATGTGCTAGAGTATAGATCTCTAAAAAAAGATGAGAAAAGAACAACGAATGCAGTGCGCTATATGAGTGCATTCCAAAGTAATCCTGAGCGCACATGGTCTACAATTCAAAAAGCCATTTTACCGTATCAAATGAGCTTAGGAGAGAAGGGAAATTTTTATCGCCGATTAATTGATGAAATTGGTTCTGCAATTTCTATTGAAGATTTTAACAATCAAGCACTTAGTGGGAAGTATTTACTAGGCTACTATAGCCAACGTCAAGATTTATATACAAAAAAAGAGATTAAGGAAGGGGAACAACAATCATGA
- the cas1c gene encoding type I-C CRISPR-associated endonuclease Cas1c, whose translation MRKLLNTLYITTPNIYLTLKGETVVVTADEQELGRIPLHNLEGICTFGYAGASPKLMHACAEKNIALTFLDVRGKFLARIIGESKGNVVLRKTQYRISDNEQESAKIARNFIFAKIANQKWLLERATRENPMRIDVPEFKRISLKLSEDLPKILDCDDLELLRGLEGQAANAYFQLFDQMILQQKEAFYFKNRNRRPPTDNVNALLSFSYTLLAKDVSAALEAVGLDAYVGFLHRDRPGRASLALDVMEELRAVVADRFVLKLINKKMVMAKDFVQKEDGAVILTDEGRKKYLQAWQERKQEPLTHPFLKEKINWGLVPHAQAMLLARFLRGDLDQYPPFLWK comes from the coding sequence ATGAGAAAATTATTGAACACCTTATACATTACAACACCCAATATCTATTTGACGCTAAAGGGCGAAACGGTTGTGGTCACAGCAGACGAACAGGAACTTGGTCGCATTCCGTTACATAATCTCGAAGGCATTTGTACATTTGGTTATGCCGGGGCAAGTCCGAAATTGATGCATGCCTGTGCGGAGAAAAATATTGCACTGACCTTTTTAGATGTGAGGGGCAAATTTTTGGCAAGGATTATTGGGGAAAGTAAAGGAAATGTGGTACTGCGAAAAACACAGTACCGCATTTCTGATAACGAGCAAGAAAGCGCTAAAATCGCTCGCAACTTTATTTTTGCTAAAATTGCCAATCAAAAATGGCTGTTGGAGCGTGCAACAAGGGAAAATCCGATGCGTATTGATGTGCCAGAGTTTAAACGAATTTCACTAAAATTGTCCGAGGATTTGCCAAAAATTTTGGATTGTGATGATTTAGAGCTATTGCGAGGGCTTGAAGGTCAGGCTGCGAATGCCTATTTTCAGTTATTTGATCAAATGATTTTACAGCAAAAGGAAGCATTTTACTTTAAAAACCGAAACCGTCGTCCACCAACCGATAATGTGAATGCACTACTAAGCTTTAGCTATACATTGCTCGCAAAGGATGTTTCCGCAGCACTAGAAGCAGTTGGCTTAGATGCATATGTCGGCTTTTTACACCGTGATCGACCAGGGCGTGCTTCTTTAGCTCTAGATGTAATGGAGGAATTACGTGCAGTCGTCGCAGATCGTTTTGTACTAAAGCTGATTAACAAAAAAATGGTGATGGCAAAGGACTTTGTACAAAAGGAAGATGGGGCAGTCATTTTAACAGATGAAGGTAGAAAGAAATATTTACAAGCCTGGCAGGAACGAAAACAAGAACCGCTAACACACCCATTTTTAAAGGAAAAAATCAATTGGGGACTAGTACCTCATGCACAGGCGATGCTACTTGCTCGCTTTTTGCGCGGTGATTTGGATCAATACCCCCCATTTTTATGGAAATGA
- a CDS encoding zinc-binding dehydrogenase, with protein sequence MGIYNYGLGTDPHPITKHAGQTILGHEFSGTIVEVGAKVGKFKTGDHICVEPLIYCGTCPACTHGFFNQCHSVGFIGINRHGGFAQYVAVDENMLHKLPDNVTFEEGALVEPTAVSFYSVRESKLKAGDFVVIYGAGPIGLLTLLCVKAAGAAKIVLVDFSEERCITPQELGASLVVKGDAEDLVQQILAFTNGGADVVFDCAGVQSTVSNALYTTKMGAQIMLLATFKKPIEIDSNMVMFKALQLTSTLAYLHVFPTVIELIAAGRLDVSTVITSKIELNDIVDKGFETLINDIKQAKVLVKP encoded by the coding sequence ATTGGCATTTACAATTATGGACTCGGTACGGATCCACACCCTATTACAAAACATGCTGGTCAGACGATTTTGGGACATGAATTTTCAGGAACCATTGTTGAAGTTGGCGCAAAAGTAGGGAAATTCAAAACAGGCGACCACATTTGCGTGGAACCGCTAATTTACTGTGGTACATGCCCTGCTTGCACGCATGGCTTTTTCAATCAATGTCATTCGGTAGGCTTTATCGGCATTAATCGTCATGGTGGCTTTGCACAGTATGTCGCAGTTGACGAAAACATGCTGCATAAATTACCGGACAATGTGACGTTTGAAGAAGGCGCACTCGTTGAACCAACTGCAGTGTCATTTTACAGTGTGAGAGAAAGTAAGCTAAAGGCTGGTGATTTTGTTGTTATTTATGGCGCAGGTCCTATTGGATTACTTACCCTTTTATGCGTCAAAGCTGCTGGTGCCGCTAAAATTGTGCTCGTGGATTTTTCAGAGGAACGTTGCATCACACCACAAGAGCTTGGCGCATCTCTTGTTGTAAAAGGCGATGCCGAGGATTTAGTGCAACAAATTTTAGCCTTTACAAACGGTGGCGCAGATGTTGTATTTGACTGTGCCGGTGTACAATCTACCGTGAGCAATGCGCTTTATACAACGAAAATGGGTGCACAAATTATGTTACTTGCTACATTTAAAAAGCCGATTGAAATTGACTCAAACATGGTCATGTTCAAGGCTCTGCAACTCACATCAACGCTCGCTTATCTCCATGTATTCCCAACAGTTATCGAGCTCATCGCAGCAGGCAGATTAGACGTATCTACTGTAATTACGTCTAAAATCGAGCTGAATGATATTGTTGACAAAGGCTTCGAAACATTGATTAATGATATTAAACAGGCAAAAGTATTAGTGAAGCCATAA